The genomic window CGGTCGCGCACCTGGACGTGCAGGTCGAGGTGACGGCCGCCCTGAGCCTGTTTCTCCCGCCGGCCGAGGCGGCCGCGCTGCTGCGCGCCCTGCTCAGCCGGGCGGACCTGGGCAGCCACTACCGCCTCGGACTGCTGCACAGTCAGCTGTCCGGCGCGCTGGAACGCGCCGGGGACGACCGGGGAGCGCTGCGGCACCTGAAAGTCGCGCGGCAGCACGAACGGCGCGCCCACGCCGGGCAGACGCGGCACGCGGCGCGCCTGATGGACATCCTGCGCGGCATGGACGACACCCGCGCCCGCAACGCCGCGCTGGAACGGCACCTGAATGAACTGCGCGCCATGCACGCGCAGGTGCAGCACCTCAGCCTCACCGACCCGCTCACCGGACTGGGCAACCGCCGCCAGTTCCAGGAGGACCTGACCACCCTGACCGACGAGGACGCGCTGCTGCTGATCGACCTCGACCACTTCAAACGCGTGAACGACACGCTGGGGCACCCGGTCGGCGACGACGTGCTGGCGCAGCTGGGCCGCCTGCTGGCCCGCGCCAGTCGCGGCGAGGACCGCGCCTACCGCTACGGCGGCGAGGAATTCGCGCTGATCCTGCGGCAGGTGCCCCCGGCCGCGCTGGACGGCGTGGCCGAACGCGTGCGGGCCGCCGTGGAACGCGGCGTCTTCCCGGCCGTTCCGTGGACGCTGACCGTCTCGATCGGCGCGGCGCGCGGCCGGGACGCCCGGGGCGACGCGCTGCTGCGCGCCGCGGACGAGGCGCTGTACGCGGCCAAACGCGGGGGGCGCAATCAGGTGCGCCGCTGGCCCCTGCGCGCCGCCGCGCCCGCGTTCGGGCCGGACCCGGGCGCCCCCGCCCGCCCCCGAGACGCCGCGTCGGTGTGATCCCGGGCGGGCCGACGACGAACCCCCCGCCGCCTGGCGGGGGGAGAAAGGCGCGGGGCGTTACGCGAAGCGCGCGAGGTCCGGGTTGGCCTTGAGCTGAGCCACGACCTTCTTGATGTCCTGCGTGCGGTCCTTGCGGACGACCAGGGTCACGTCCCCGGCGCGCACGACGACCACGTCCTCCAGGCCGATGGTGGCGATCAGGTCCTCGCCCCCGGTGGTGTACATGATGGCCCCGCCGGTGTCGAGACTCACGTGCCGGCCCACGGCGACGTTCCCGCCGTCACCCTTCAACAGCCGTTCCAGTGCGTTCCAGTCGCCCAGGTCATCCCAGCCGAAACTGGCGGGAATCACCGCGACGTTTTTCGCCTGCTCGAGGATGGCGTAGTCCACGCTGATCTTCGGCAGCGTCGGGTACACCTGCCGCAGGCCGCCGCGCACCCTGGAAGCCTCCAGCATCTGCTGGTAGAGCTCCGGAACCAGCGTCTCGAAGGCGCGGAGGATGGTCTCCACCCGCCAGATGAACATCCCGGAGTTCCACAGGTAGCGTCCGGTGCTCAGGAACTGCCGGGCGAGATCCGCGTCGGGTTTCTCGGTGAAGCGCTGCACGCGGTAGACGCCAGTCTGACCGTCCTCCTGGCCCTGCTCGATGTACCCGTAACCGGTCGCGGCGTACCCGGGCGTCATGCCCAGGGTCACCAGGACGTCGTGAGTGCGGGCGTACTCCACGGCACGCCCGAGCACCTGATGGAATCCGTCTGCATCGTCGATGCGGTGGTCGGCCGGGAAGACGCCCATGACGGCGTCCGGGTCGTCGCGGTGAACGGTCAGGGCGCCGTAGAGGATCGCGGCGGCCGTGTCGCGCGGCACCGGTTCGACCAGCAGGTTCTCCAGTGGCAGGTCCGGGAGGTGCTCCAGGACGTGTCCGCGGTGCTCGTTGGCGGTCACGATCATCAGGTGCTCAAGGCCGTCCTGTCCGGCGGTCAGGCGCTCGGCGGTGGTCTGCAGCAGGCTGCGGCCGCTGCTTTCCAGGGTCAGGAACTGCTTGGGTTTACTCTTACGGGACAGGGGCCAGAAGCGCTCACCGCTGCCGCCCGCGAGGATCACCGGGTAGAAGGTCATGCGGCTACTCTACGGGGTCCGCCGTGACAGCGGCCTGAACGACGCCGACATGAACCTGGCCTGCGCGGTAGATGCCGGCGCACTCAGGTAGGCTGACGCTCATGAAGCTGACGTTCGGAACAGATGGCTGGCGGGGCGTGATCGCCGACGAATTCACGTTTGACAATGTCCGCCGGGTAGCGCAGGCGCACGCCGCGGCGCTGCTGAGCACGCCCGGCGCGGCCCGGTCGGCGGTG from Deinococcus sedimenti includes these protein-coding regions:
- a CDS encoding GGDEF domain-containing protein, giving the protein MPVSLPLADHAWTLRDLDPTRSRALATRCGQGHAELEAQVVLAYLDWREGRLEPATRTLAAALQVLRAEDPGRWQARAASVLSCLAGDLNEPDVALQLLDEQIRLCEALNLTELWASGIHDLAVQLRDVNPARSRNLLLQAQDAFRRCGYPIGNLLVHGNLGELDREAGQYASALAHHRAALADPLIRQHPGIEAWTLHGAARAAHEGSLPRPDAELARLQALRAVAHLDVQVEVTAALSLFLPPAEAAALLRALLSRADLGSHYRLGLLHSQLSGALERAGDDRGALRHLKVARQHERRAHAGQTRHAARLMDILRGMDDTRARNAALERHLNELRAMHAQVQHLSLTDPLTGLGNRRQFQEDLTTLTDEDALLLIDLDHFKRVNDTLGHPVGDDVLAQLGRLLARASRGEDRAYRYGGEEFALILRQVPPAALDGVAERVRAAVERGVFPAVPWTLTVSIGAARGRDARGDALLRAADEALYAAKRGGRNQVRRWPLRAAAPAFGPDPGAPARPRDAASV
- a CDS encoding mannose-1-phosphate guanylyltransferase; the protein is MTFYPVILAGGSGERFWPLSRKSKPKQFLTLESSGRSLLQTTAERLTAGQDGLEHLMIVTANEHRGHVLEHLPDLPLENLLVEPVPRDTAAAILYGALTVHRDDPDAVMGVFPADHRIDDADGFHQVLGRAVEYARTHDVLVTLGMTPGYAATGYGYIEQGQEDGQTGVYRVQRFTEKPDADLARQFLSTGRYLWNSGMFIWRVETILRAFETLVPELYQQMLEASRVRGGLRQVYPTLPKISVDYAILEQAKNVAVIPASFGWDDLGDWNALERLLKGDGGNVAVGRHVSLDTGGAIMYTTGGEDLIATIGLEDVVVVRAGDVTLVVRKDRTQDIKKVVAQLKANPDLARFA